A genomic region of Eucalyptus grandis isolate ANBG69807.140 chromosome 5, ASM1654582v1, whole genome shotgun sequence contains the following coding sequences:
- the LOC104447683 gene encoding disease resistance protein RUN1-like — protein sequence MDISHVINPSSSVSSQPDYEVSLSFRGPDMHSGFADFLYTSLTDVGICVFRRTGELESGKEIDPQLIQAIEQSKVSIPVISEEYASSESCLLELDQMVKCMMDNKNRIIIPIFYYVDPSDVCDCSGPFVRTLGEQKKHDRDGTLRCIGELERHHLHEKNEGSHGEVVKQIVHQVQQKLKKQELIVTKQFVRVDCHVRSIMAKLKVDYCNGQAVKIGDTSVTVLGIYGIPGVGKTILAKYVYNQLYHLFDACSFLGEIQAEIKHHGILSLQNKLISDLDKGNANKFGSSKEALLHIRRNFCTMKVLVLLDDVNDHEQLSALVGELDWLGLGSRVILTSQTQDVLRSINGAESSVLEPMKEDEALKLFCRHAFGMDFPLGKFMELSKEIVTATDGLPLALEVIGSSLFLVKSKNAWRETLTALGVAPHKRVQAALEKSYNNLHEEERQIFLDIACFFIGMDKRIPYYMWDDCKYSPSRSIKALIARSLIEIGEDKKLLMLKTLEKFGQEIVKNENRNEPCRRSRLWNQRSTGCTRTKGGKFCEHCATSFLL from the exons atggACATTAGTCATGTTATCAATCCTTCCTCATCAGTGTCTTCACAGCCAGACTACGAAGTGTCCCTAAGCTTCAGAGGGCCGGACATGCACAGTGGCTTCGCGGATTTCCTGTACACCAGCTTGACTGATGTTGGGATTTGCGTGTTTAGGAGAACGGGAGAGCTGGAGAGTGGCAAAGAAATCGACCCCCAGCTGATCCAGGCGATTGAGCAGTCCAAGGTATCAATACCTGTCATCTCAGAGGAGTACGCGTCCAGCGAGAGCTGTCTCCTGGAATTGGATCAAATGGTGAAGTGCATGATGGACAACAAGAATCGCATCATCATCCCCATCTTCTATTATGTCGACCCGTCGGATGTATGCGACTGCAGCGGCCCTTTCGTGCGGACCTTGGGTGAGCAGAAGAAGCATGACAGAGATGGCACTCTCCGTTGCATCGGAGAGTTGGAAAGACACCATCTccatgaaaaaaatgaagg ATCTCATGGTGAAGTCGTGAAGCAAATTGTGCACCAAGTTCAGCAGAAGCTGAAGAAGCAAGAACTAATCGTGACGAAACAGTTTGTCAGAGTCGACTGCCATGTGCGCAGCATAATGGCAAAGCTGAAGGTTGACTACTGCAATGGGCAAGCGGTTAAAATTGGGGACACAAGTGTGACGGTGTTAGGAATCTATGGGATCCCCGGGGTGGGTAAGACGATTCTGGCCAAATATGTTTATAATCAACTTTATCATCTGTTCGATGCCTGTAGCTTTCTTGGGGAGATCCAAGCCGAAATTAAACATCACGGCATCTTGTCTTTACAAAACAAGCTAATTTCCGACCTTGATAAAGGAAATGCCAACAAGTTTGGTTCTTCTAAGGAAGCTCTGCTTCATATTCGGAGGAACTTTTGCACCATGAAGGTCCTTGTTCTCCTTGACGATGTGAATGATCATGAACAGCTCAGCGCACTAGTTGGAGAGCTTGATTGGCTAGGCTTGGGAAGCAGGGTCATTCTAACATCCCAAACACAAGACGTTCTTAGAAGCATCAACGGCGCAGAAAGTTCTGTCCTTGAACcgatgaaagaagatgaagctTTGAAATTGTTCTGTAGGCATGCTTTTGGAATGGATTTTCCCTTAGGAAAATTCATGGAGCTGTCAAAAGAGATCGTTACTGCTACTGATGGGCTTCCTTTAGCGCTAGAGGTGATAGGTTCATCTCTGTTTCTTGTAAAATCAAAGAATGCGTGGAGGGAAACATTGACTGCATTGGGAGTAGCTCCCCATAAGAGAGTCCAAGCAGCCTTGGAGAAGAGCTATAACAACCTACATGAGGAAGAACGGCAGATATTTCTTGATATAGCATGCTTCTTCATTGGAATGGACAAGAGAATCCCCTATTATATGTGGGATGACTGTAAGTATTCTCCTTCTAGATCGATTAAAGCTCTTATTGCCAGGTCTTTGATCGAAATCGGAGAGGATAAAAAACTACTCATGCTTAAAACACTGGAGAAGTTTGGCCAGGAAATTGTCAAGAATGAAAACCGGAACGAACCTTGCAGACGCAGTAGGCTATGGAACCAGAGAAGCACTGGATGTACTAGGACGAAAGGAGGTAAGTTCTGCGAGCACTGCGCcacatcttttcttctttag
- the LOC120294097 gene encoding disease resistance protein RUN1-like codes for MELERLILEDCSDLAVIHPSFSNLKKLVSLNVKQCSDLRELPDLGPMRGLKELLIDQTSLPYLKSLKYLALDGTGIVTLGESIGSLEKLKTLSLKDCRGLSNLPDDIGKLRSLQFLDLSNTLIRELPPSVKNLKDMKVLRMRDTSIREFPEDILNLEKLEEIDFTSCRSLAGKIPDDIGRLSSLAILKLSDTRISGQLPPSISRLSRLREIRISRCDNLQKDDWFRTEEIQKK; via the exons ATGGAGCTGGAAAGACTTATTCTGGAAGATTGCTCTGACTTAGCAGTTATCCATCCATCATTTAGTAATCTGAAGAAGTTGGTTTCTTTGAATGTGAAGCAGTGCAGTGACCTTCGTGAATTGCCAGATTTGGGTCCCATGAGAGGCTTGAAGGAGCTGCTGATCGATCAAACTTCC CTCCCGTACTTGAAGTCTCTCAAATATCTCGCTCTAGATGGGACTGGAATTGTCACCCTCGGGGAGTCCATCGGATCGCTCGAGAAACTGAAGACACTGTCTCTCAAGGACTGCAGGGGGCTATCCAATCTTCCAGATGATATAGGGAAGCTCAGGTCACTGCAATTCTTGGATTTATCTAACACTCTGATTCGAGAGTTACCTCCTTCAGTCAAGAATTTGAAAGATATGAAAGTGCTCAGGATGAGAGATACTTCCATACGGGAGTTTCCTGAAGATATACTAAATCTGGAGAAGCTGGAAGAGATAGATTTCACGTCATGCCGGAGCTTAGCGGGGAAAATCCCCGACGACATTGGAAGATTGTCGTCTTTGGCAATCCTGAAACTGTCCGACACTCGGATTTCTGGCCAACTACCTCCAAGTATTTCCCGCCTCTCTCGTCTCCGAGAAATCCGCATCTCCAGGTGCGACAATCTTCAAAAGGATGATTGGTTCCGGACAGAAGAAATACAGAAGAAATAG
- the LOC104442677 gene encoding disease resistance protein RPV1-like isoform X1 codes for MDISHVSSPSSSMSLRPDYHVFLSFRGPDTRRNFADFLYTSLKDVGIRVFKDDKDLEVGKAINPQLIQAIEQSKISMPIISKKYASSKSCLMELDEMVKCMENKNHIIIPIFYYVKPSDVRDCAGPFQEASNKHKKRGRDDSILNPRMPAFCQIGELTGYHLQNKKNEKPLGEVIKQIVHEVEKKLKTRDLVVPKQLVGVDPRAQDIMAKLKVVYRNGQAEIGEPREMVLGIYGIPGVGKTVLAKYVYNQLHHLFDACSFLENIQEESRDHGILSVQNRLISDLHKGNAQRFDLYDHALKHIQERFRHMKVLLLLDNVKDHEQLRTLVGDLGWLHPESRVILTSRSCDVLQKVDGAENYVLGSMKKDKALTLFCKHAFKSDSPPEDFERLATDIVAATDRLPLALEKIGGFLFEKAKRRGRKN; via the exons ATGGACATCAGTCACGTTAGCAGTCCTTCCTCATCAATGTCTCTACGGCCAGACTACCATGTATTCCTGAGTTTCAGAGGGCCAGACACACGCAGGAACTTTGCGGATTTCCTGTACACCAGCTTGAAAGATGTTGGGATTCGCGTCTTTAAGGATGATAAAGATCTGGAGGTAGGCAAAGCAATAAACCCCCAGCTGATCCAGGCGATTGAGCAGTCCAAGATATCAATGCCCATCATCTCCAAGAAGTACGCATCCAGCAAGAGCTGCCTCATGGAATTGGACGAAATGGTGAAGTGCATGGAGAATAAGAATCATATCATCATCCCCATCTTCTACTACGTCAAACCATCGGATGTACGCGACTGCGCAGGCCCTTTCCAGGAGGCCTCGAATAAGCACAAGAAGCGCGGCAGAGATGACAGTATCCTTAATCCCCGGATGCCCGCTTTCTGTCAGATCGGAGAGTTGACGGGATACCatctccaaaacaaaaaaaatgaaaa GCCTCTTGGCGAGGTCATAAAGCAAATTGTCCATGAAGTTGAGAAGAAGCTGAAGACGAGGGACCTAGTTGTGCCAAAACAATTAGTTGGAGTCGATCCTCGTGCGCAAGATATAATGGCAAAGCTGAAGGTTGTCTACCGCAATGGGCAAGCTGAAATTGGGGAACCACGTGAAATGGTTTTAGGAATATATGGCATCCCTGGGGTTGGTAAGACGGTTCTGGCCAAATATGTTTATAATCAACTTCATCATCTGTTCGATGCCTGTAGCTTTCTcgagaatatccaagaagaaaGTAGAGATCACGGCATCTTGTCTGTGCAAAACAGACTAATTTCCGACCTCCACAAGGGAAATGCCCAAAGGTTCGATCTTTATGACCATGCTCTGAAACATATTCAGGAAAGGTTTCGCCACATGAAGGTCCTTCTTCTCCTTGACAATGTGAAGGATCATGAACAGCTCCGTACATTAGTCGGAGACCTTGGTTGGTTGCACCCGGAGAGCAGGGTCATTCTGACATCCCGAAGTTGTGATGTCCTTCAAAAAGTTGACGGTGCAGAAAATTACGTCCTTGGATcgatgaaaaaagataaagctCTGACGTTATTCTGTAAGCATGCTTTCAAATCGGATTCTCCCCCCGAGGATTTTGAGAGACTTGCAACAGATATCGTTGCTGCCACTGACAGGCTTCCTTTGGCGCTTGAGAAGATAGGTGGGTTTCTGTTCGAAAAAGCAAAGAGGCGTGGAAGGAAAAACTGA
- the LOC104442677 gene encoding probable WRKY transcription factor 19 isoform X2: MDKRIPHYMWKHSGYSPCMSILSLRARSLVEIGEDKKLCMQRILMAFGREIVKRENKNEPCQRSRLWNHEEALDVLNKGKGTKKVEALGLKFADRSERNIISFQCDQFNDLQNLRFLDLDRADIQADINACILGEFRNHFLRLRWLGWQGTPLRFDIKSLQLNLQNLVILDLSGSQELRVLEEWNGWELILNARKLKVLKLTGCTRLNSTPKFPDSLGLKRLILEGCSGLAAIDSSIHNLHKLVSLNMKGCSFLCKMPDLGSIKGLKELVIDETSISKIEFHKDSMRKLKFLSARNCENLTEISDLIKYLESLKYLSLDGSKIKTLPESIGSLAKMKTLSLKNCRRLTTLPDGIGRLSSLQLLDLSDTAIKKLPTSVKDLKATKVLRGTFIQEQDFPETTLNSENLVEINVSYARN; encoded by the exons ATGGACAAGAGAATCCCCCATTACATGTGGAAACACTCTGGGTATTCTCCTTGTATGTCGATTCTATCTCTTCGTGCCAGGTCTTTGGTAGAAATAGGAGAGGATAAAAAACTATGCATGCAGAGAATACTGATGGCCTTTGGCAGGGAAATTGTCAAGCGTGAAAACAAGAATGAACCTTGCCAGCGCAGTAGGCTGTGGAACCACGAAGAGGCACTGGATGTACTAAACAAAGGGAAG GGTACCAAGAAAGTTGAAGCCCTCGGGCTCAAGTTTGCTGACAGATCTGAAAGGAATATCATCAGTTTTCAATGTGATCAATTTAATGACTTGCAGAACTTAAGGTTCCTCGACCTGGATCGAGCTGATATTCAAGCTGATATTAACGCTTGTATTCTAGGAGAATTTCGGAATCATTTTTTGAGATTAAGGTGGCTTGGTTGGCAAGGGACACCTTTGAGGTTTGACATTAAATCGCTACAGCTGAATTTGCAAAACTTGGTGATTCTTGATTTGTCGGGTAGTCAGGAGCTCCGAGTGCTCGAAGAGTGGAATGGTTGGGAGTTGATTTTGAAT GCACGTAAACTGAAAGTTTTGAAACTAACTGGTTGTACCCGTTTGAATTCCACTCCAAAATTTCCTGATTCATTGGGGCTAAAAAGACTCATTCTGGAAGGTTGCTCTGGATTAGCAGCTATTGATTCGTCAATTCATAATCTGCACAAGTTAGTTTCTTTGAACATGAAGGGATGCAGTTTCCTCTGTAAAATGCCAGATTTGGGTAGCATAAAAGGCTTGAAAGAGCTGGTGATCGATGAAACTTCCATTTCTAAGATTGAATTCCATAAAGATTCCATGAGGAAGCTCAAATTTCTCAGTGCTCGCAATTGTGAAAACCTGACTGAAATATCCGATTTGATCAAGTACTTAGAGTCTCTCAAATATCTTTCTCTCGACGGCTCTAAAATCAAAACCCTACCGGAGTCCATTGGATCGCTTGCAAAAATGAAGACACTGTCTCTAAAGAACTGCCGGAGGCTAACTACTCTTCCTGATGGAATAGGAAGGCTCAGCTCACTGCAATTGCTGGATTTATCTGACACTGCGATTAAGAAGTTACCAACGTCAGTCAAGGATTTGAAAGCTACGAAAGTGTTGAGGGGTACTTTCATACAGGAACAGGATTTTCCCGAAACTACTCTGAATTCAGAGAACCTGGTAGAGATAAATGTCTCGTACGCCAGGAATTAG